CAAGGCCGATATGCGCAAATTCAAGGATTTCATTGAGTCCCGCGGCACTGAAACGGGTGCCTGGCGCGGAGAAGTGGAAGACAGCGGCCCGACCGGGCAAATCTGAGGCGACAGAACGTCTCGAACCATCCCTTATAAGTAGGGAGTGTTTTCACCATGGCGATCTGCGATACCTGCGGAAACGATTACGACAAAACCTTCACGATCAGCAAAGACGGCCAATCCGGCACATATGACAGTTTCGAGTGCGCCATCCATGCCATGGCACCCGCCTGCAACCACTGCGGTTGCCGGATATTGGGGCACGGGGTTGAGAGCGCCGAAGGTATGTACTGCTGTGCGAACTGCGCCCGTCATGCCGGGGAAACCGAGGCTGCCGACCGGGTCTGAAGAGTGAAGGCCCGCCTTTGATTCGAGACAGCCAGGACCGATATTAGGAAGCGGACGACGCCGGGGCCTCCCGGCGTCGTCCGCTTCCGTTTGGTGCCTACTGGCTGAAGGGGACCTTCTCCCAGGTCAGGACGCCGGCGTCGGAGCTGTTGCCGGCCACCGTGAACCGGACGTAGTTGGTGGCATTGGCGGAGCCGTCCACGGTGATGCGCTGCAGGTCGTCCGCGGCGGGCTGTCCGTAGATGTCCAGCCACGGTGACCCCGCGGCCAGCGGCTGGTTCTCGGCGAAGACGTGGCTGTCCCCGTTGATGAGGTAGACGGGGCGGTCGAAGCTGTTGGTCCCCTCGATGATGGCCGCAATGATTTCACGGAAGCCGGAAACGATTTCCGGGTTGGCGGTGGCCGCGGCGAGCAGCGACGGATCGAACATGTCGGCCTGCGTCATCAGCACCACGGCGCGGTCGTTGCGGCGCTCGGCGTCCGCGAAGGTGCCGCGGATCTGGTCCAGGACGGCGTTCGTCCGGTGTTCAACTTCGGTCAACTGCTCGGGCGTGGCTGTGGTGTTGCCCAAACCGCTCCAGGGCTGCAGAGAGTTGTTGCTGCCCTGGATGTTCAGCACGGAGAAGGCTACGCGGTTCTGGTTGAAGCGGACGTTTTCGGGCAACCCAAGGTTCTCCTGGGTCTTCACCGGCATGGTGGCTCCAAGGGTCTTGCCGGGCTCGTTGAAGAAGACTTCCCGGAGCTTGTCCAGCCGTTCCAGCGGGTTGTAGGCACCGTTGTTGGTGCGGTGGCAGTCCACCCACTCGTTGTCGCCCGGGGTGAAGACCAGCGGGTGCGCGAAGGTGTCGAACTGCGTCCGGATGTTGGTGAAGTACTCGTCCGAGCAGACCGAGGAGCCGTTCTTGATGTCACCCACGTGGGTGACGAACTTCAGTTCCTTGTCTGCGTTGATGTCCTGGATGCGTGCGGGGAACTTGGCGATTTCGGCGTCGCCGTAGGGGATGTCGCCGATGACGCCGAAAGTGAACGCCTGATTGTCGGCGGCGTTGGCTGCAGTGGCGGGCTGGGACGCAAGGAGGCCGAGCACCAGGACGACTGCCGCCGTCGTAGTTTTCAAGGTCTTTGAAGGCATGGGGATGTTCCGGGGAGCGGGCTTGGTTGCCTCGGCTTGGGCCGGGGCTGCTGCCGTTCCGGCCAGGGAGGCAAGGACCGCGACGGCGGCGAGGGTGCTTTTCACGAACACGGAGTACTCCTGGTACCTCGGGGATGTCCGCCCGGGCGTTGGGGGTGCCGGACAGAAAGGGTGCGTGAAAAGACTGCTGGTTACGTGAAAACGTCCGAGGGCTGTGGGGTAGCCGAAAGGTGAACCGGACGTGACAGGCATCCGATGCGCAGATTAGGCGACCCGGTGGAGCGGGTAACGGAGAACGACGCCGCACACAGGGCATAAAGAACGACGGCGGGAGGCACCCGCCGTCGTCCGCCTTCTGTTCTAAGGCGTTGATTGCTCAGCTGGTCTGGCACTTCCGGCCAGTCGGGCCGCCCTCCTAGACTTCGCCACGCCAGGCGCCGGTTTCGGTACCGCGCGACTCAATGAAGTCCTTGAACTTCCGCATGTCGGCCTTTACCTGCATCTCGTCGATCTTCAGTGCCGCGCCTGCCTTTTCGGTGACGGTTTCCGGCGCCCATTCGAAATGGACTTTGACCTTCGTGTGATTGGCATCCAGCGGCGTGAACCGGATGATGCCGGCGTGGGACTTGCCGTCGATGCTGCGCCAGGCGATCCGGTCGTCAGGCTCCTGGTCGACTATTTCAGTATCGAATTCGCGCTGAACGCCACCCACCTTGGTAACCCAGTGGTTGGTGGTGTCGGTCAGCTGGGTTACGGATTCCACACCGGACATGAACTGCGGAAAGGATTCGAACTGGGTCCACTGGTTGTACGCGGTCCGCACCGGGACTGCGACTTCAACGGTCTCTTCAACTTGTTCCATCTGCTTCCTCCTCATGACGGACGGCCGCAACAGCGGACCGGCAGAGCTTGCCATCCTGCCAGTCAGGCAGCCGCCACCTCTGCACGATAAGTCCGGCCGCAACCTGTGTCCAGACCTTTGGAATCCCCAGGACGTCGCTCCACCGCTGGCCCAATCTGCTATGCCAATCAGGCACCGGGAGGTCGTAGATAGGACGGACGACGGCGGGAGGCGCCCGCCGTCGTCCGCTTTCGTTTGGTGCGCACTGGCAGCGCCCGCCGGTAGATTTAAGCCCGATGATTTCCATTGACCGGGACGACCCCGCACGCGGCGACGTCCATCAGCTCCTCAGCGAACACCTGGCGGACATGTTTGCCACGTCCCCGGCCGACAGCGTCCATGCCCTGGACCATTCCGCCCTGTCCGCGCCGTCAATTACGTTCTGGACCGCCCGTGAAGACGGCGATCTGCTGGGGTGCGGCGCACTCAAACTGTTAGAGTCCCCGCCGGGGTCCGCGGTGCACGGCGAGATCAAGTCCATGCGCACTACGGCAAGCGCACGGGGACGGGGCGTAGCCACCCTGATGCTCCGCCATATCCTCGACGACGCCCGCGCCCGGAACCTTGAGCGCGTCTACCTTGAGACTGGCACCCAGGACTACTTCGCTCCCGCACGCCGACTGTACGCCAGACACGGCTTCACCCAGTGCCCGCCTTTCGCCCACTACGTCCTGGACCCCAACAGCGTCTTCATGGAGCTCCGCCTGTCGGGACCCGATCCAACGGGGCACCGCAAACACAGCCGTCCCGCCGTTCCGTCAGGCGGCGAGGCACGTCCCGCGGCAATGAGCCTCAGGCGGCGAGGTGCGTCAGGATGACCTGTTCCAGTGGGCTGAAGGCGGCGGGCACGCAGCCTGGTGGCATAAGTGGTGGTTCCCGGTCCGGATGCTCGGCTGGATAATATCGGCCGGTCGGTGAAATCCAGCCAGGTGGCTGATCCTTCGTTGCCTGCGTTGGTGTCCATGCCGACCGGTGTTTGAGCCGGTGATGTTTTGGGCACGCCTGTCCAAGGTTGCTGATCCCGGTGCTCCCACCGTGCTGCCAGGCGGTGAGATGATCCACGTCATTATCCTGAGTGTGGTTGCTGCAGCCCGGGAAAGTGCATGTGCCGTCCCGCATCCTGAGCCACCGCTTCAGCGATTCCGGGAGCCGGTAGCTGGTGCGCCCGATTTCCAGCGGTGCCCCGTCGCGGGGGTCCACCAAAACGCGGTAGAACGAGCTCGCACCGTTGGCAACGAGCCTGCGTGCCATCGATGGCGGGACCGGGCCCAACCCATCGACATGGGCGGGTTCGTCGGTAAGGCCAAGGAGGGAGAAGACCGGGACGGTAACGAGCACATCAGCCTTAGGCGAGGGCACTTCTCCGGCGTTCTGGTTCGCACTGCCCAGCAGCAGCCCTGCGGCGACGTCGGCGCGCAACTGGGTGAGGTTGCGTGATTCGTGCGGGTCTTGAAGGCCGCGGGCAACAGCGGTGGTTTTGTTCCAGATGGCCAAGGCCGTGTCCCCGGGAAGGTAGAGCGATAGCCAGGCCATGCCGTCCCGGTCCGGGGCGTACTCCATCCGCCGGTCGGCCAATTTCTCCGCGTGGCGTTTCTCAACGGACTCGGGGTGGTGGCGTTCGCGCCAGGCCCGGACTTTCCGCCGGAACCGGGCGGGCACCAGCTCTCCGGGCGCGGCACCGCGGGCCGGGTTCGGTGCGTCCGGGTCGAAGAAGTGTGCCTCCAGGGCAGACGCTGCGGCGGGCGTAAGGCCGGTAGTTTCCTCGACCACGATGCGGGCGTGCTGCCAGGCGATGGTGCCGGTCTGCAGCGCATCGAGTGCCGCCGGCAGTGACGTGGTCAGCGCGTGGGCTTCTCCAAGGAGGGCGGATGCGGCGCGTTCGCCGATGGTGAGCACGCACGCGACTTCTGCCACCCGGCTCATCTCCCGCGCCGACGCCTCATACGCGCTGGCCGGCTGGGCTTCCATCGCATCTGCTGCCTCCGCGTAGGCGGCCACCAGGCGGACCTTCGCCGCCGCCGTCGCGGCCTCGACCCGCGCCAGCACCCCTAACCCGTCCAGGCACACCTCGGACAACTCCTGCAGTGGATCAGCATCAGCATCGGGAACACGGTCAGGCCCATCCAGGGTGGCCGGCGGGGAGGCAACAACAGCCACAAGCTCATCAACCAGCCCGGCCACCGACGCAACGGCAGCGGCCACCGCGGCCCTGCCGCCCACATCGATAACCACACCAGCTTCCATAGCCAAAGCATGACAGGGGGGTGTGACATTTTAGGAAGTTCCCGTTGTTGCTGAGTGGTGCGAACGGCTGCTACGCGTTGGAGGGTGCCCGGTGTACAACAGTTTGCCCCGTCCCTCTGAGGGTATGGCGGGCCTCGGCGCCCGTGCCCTCGTTCTGTTCTTCCAGAGTTTGACCTTAGTGCTGCTGGTGGCGCTGGCGATCAGGTTGGCTCCTGCTGCGTTGATTTGCCGGGTTCGCGTGGAGCCCCGTTCCCCCGCGCCTTCGACAGCGTGAATATCCCATAGCGCATCGCACCTGTGCGGTAGGCCAGGATCAGTCGGGGGACGCTCAGAGCGAAGATGCGATTGCGTGCGCCAAGAGCGAGGCGACGGGTCTCGCGATCAACGAGCAAGGCCTTCACAAGTCGACGGGCGCAGATCGGCCATGTGCGCGCGACGCGGCGGCTGACATCCTCATAGCCAGCGATCTCAAAACCCGCCGCCATCGCCATCGCCTCATACTCCTCGCGCGTGCCCATCGAGGGCAGGCGCCCTTCTCGGCAGATCGGCTCGAGCAGGTGGCGAACCTTCCATCCGCTGGCTTCAGTCTCGGCGAGCCACGCGCAGACGACGAGGCGGCCGCCGGGCGACAGCACGCGATGCGCCTCGGCGAAGAACCCGGGCTTGTCGACCATGTGCTCGCTCGACTCGATCGCCCATGTGGCACTGGCCGAGGCATCGGTCAGCCCGTTGACGAGCCAGTCGCGGAGATGGATATCCACGCCAGGTACGGGATGCGCGGCGGCATAGTCGGCCTGCTCGCCCGAAAGCGTGAAGCCGGTAACGCGGACCCTGCGTGTCACCGCGAGCTGCCTTGCAGTGGAACCATAGCCGCAGCCGATGTCAACGCACGCCTCGCCGGGCATAAGGCGCAGCCGGTCGCCGACCATGTCGACTAGCGCCTCGACCGCCTCGGCGGGCGTCTCGCGACCCGTCACCCATAGCCCGTGATGGACATGCTCGCCCCACACCCGCCGATAAATAGGATCGAGCTCGTCGTAGTGATCCGCGACCGCCACGGCGTTCTGGGAGATGTTGGGGACGATCACGCCATCACGTTATAACCCTGATCCATGCCACCGGAAGGGCCGGAAGGGTATGAAGCGGACGACGGCGGGACCTCCCGCCGTCGTCCGCTTTGTTTTGATCGGGGCGCCTGCCGGCTGGCTTGAAGCCCAACGTCACACAACGCCACGGCATCCAAATCCGGACAAGCAACGCCCTACCCTTAACAGGTGACTTTGACTAAGATTCGTACCGCCGCCGCGAGCTCCCTCGCCGCCGCAGGTCTCCTGTTTTCCCTCGCCGCCTGTTCCACTCCGGCCGCCAACCAGCCAACTGCCTCTGCACCGGCGTCACCGGCTTCCACGGCAACGGCTTCATCTGCCGCCGCTTCCGAGCCCTGCGACGGCGTGAAGGTCATTGTGGACTCGGGCGCCGTGAAGCAGGCTGCCGCTGATACCTCCACTTGCGTGCCCGTGACCGAGCCGACCGTGGCTTCCGAGATCCTCGACGAGGCAAACGTGAAGACCGAGGGCACTGAGCAATACCCCACTGAACTCGTGTGCCGGGTGAACGGTGTGCCCGCCGCGGACTTCGACATTGTGCACAAGGCCGGCACGTATAAGGAAGAATGCAAAGATACGCCCGCGGCCTTTGCCTACTGGGCTCTCTGGGTTAAGCCGGACGCCGGGGACTGGGCCTATGCCCAGGAAGGCCTCGCCACCCTCAAGGTGAGCCCCGGCGAGAGCCTGCAACTGCTCTTCACGGTCGACGGCGAACCGGCCACCCCCAAGGCATGACCTTCCGACCCGCGCCGTTACGCGCAGCGGCGGCCCTCGCCGTCGTCTTCGTCGCGGCGCGGGTCGTCTACCGCATCCTTTTCAACGGGGCGGGCATTGGTGCACCGGTTCTGCTCAACCTCCCGGCGATGCGACTGCCTGCCCCATTCGCCCATGTGGTCTTCCTCGGTCCGGTAACGGCACCTGGCCTGTGGGAGGCAGTCCTGTCCGCCCTGCCGATTGCCGGGATGATCCTCGGCTTCGGCCTGCTCAACGCCTGCGTGGACGTGGCCCGCGGCTTCGTGCACCTGGCCCGCCGCGGCCCCATGCAGGGCTTGGCCCGGACGCTCGTTGTGGCGTGGGCCGCGCTCCCGGCGCTTGCCGACGCCGTGGCCTCCGTACGCCTGGCGTTCCGCTTGCGGGGCGAACGGTTCGGACCCCGCGCCCTGGTGCCCGTGCTTGAGCGCACCCTTGAACACGCGAGCCGGGTTGCCGCGGCCCTGGAACTGCGCGGGTTCGGGAGCCGGGTAGCGCACCAACCCTTCAGTGCTTCCGAAGCGCCGGTCCTCGTCCGCGACGCACAGTTCCGCATTGGTGATGCGCAGGTGCGCGTAACAGAATTCACGCCGTCGAGCGGGTCAATATCGGTCATTACCGGGCCGACGGGCTCCGGCAAGTCCACCGTCCTGCGGGGTATCGCCGGCCTCCTCTCACACGTTGACGGCGGAGAGATTTCCGGCACCGTGCGCGTCGCCGGAACGGACCGTGCCGCCACGCCGCCGCGCGACACCGCCTGCCTCATCGGCGTCGTCCTGCAGAATCCCCGTGCAGCCTTCGCCAGCACCCGGGTCCGGGACGAAATCTCCCTCGCCCTTGAGCTGCGCGGCA
The window above is part of the Pseudarthrobacter sp. NS4 genome. Proteins encoded here:
- a CDS encoding SRPBCC family protein, coding for MEQVEETVEVAVPVRTAYNQWTQFESFPQFMSGVESVTQLTDTTNHWVTKVGGVQREFDTEIVDQEPDDRIAWRSIDGKSHAGIIRFTPLDANHTKVKVHFEWAPETVTEKAGAALKIDEMQVKADMRKFKDFIESRGTETGAWRGEV
- a CDS encoding GNAT family N-acetyltransferase; the encoded protein is MISIDRDDPARGDVHQLLSEHLADMFATSPADSVHALDHSALSAPSITFWTAREDGDLLGCGALKLLESPPGSAVHGEIKSMRTTASARGRGVATLMLRHILDDARARNLERVYLETGTQDYFAPARRLYARHGFTQCPPFAHYVLDPNSVFMELRLSGPDPTGHRKHSRPAVPSGGEARPAAMSLRRRGASG
- a CDS encoding HNH endonuclease signature motif containing protein yields the protein MEAGVVIDVGGRAAVAAAVASVAGLVDELVAVVASPPATLDGPDRVPDADADPLQELSEVCLDGLGVLARVEAATAAAKVRLVAAYAEAADAMEAQPASAYEASAREMSRVAEVACVLTIGERAASALLGEAHALTTSLPAALDALQTGTIAWQHARIVVEETTGLTPAAASALEAHFFDPDAPNPARGAAPGELVPARFRRKVRAWRERHHPESVEKRHAEKLADRRMEYAPDRDGMAWLSLYLPGDTALAIWNKTTAVARGLQDPHESRNLTQLRADVAAGLLLGSANQNAGEVPSPKADVLVTVPVFSLLGLTDEPAHVDGLGPVPPSMARRLVANGASSFYRVLVDPRDGAPLEIGRTSYRLPESLKRWLRMRDGTCTFPGCSNHTQDNDVDHLTAWQHGGSTGISNLGQACPKHHRLKHRSAWTPTQATKDQPPGWISPTGRYYPAEHPDREPPLMPPGCVPAAFSPLEQVILTHLAA
- a CDS encoding class I SAM-dependent methyltransferase; protein product: MIVPNISQNAVAVADHYDELDPIYRRVWGEHVHHGLWVTGRETPAEAVEALVDMVGDRLRLMPGEACVDIGCGYGSTARQLAVTRRVRVTGFTLSGEQADYAAAHPVPGVDIHLRDWLVNGLTDASASATWAIESSEHMVDKPGFFAEAHRVLSPGGRLVVCAWLAETEASGWKVRHLLEPICREGRLPSMGTREEYEAMAMAAGFEIAGYEDVSRRVARTWPICARRLVKALLVDRETRRLALGARNRIFALSVPRLILAYRTGAMRYGIFTLSKARGNGAPREPGKSTQQEPT